GAAGTTAACAGATTCGGCAACAAACGACACATCCCTGGAAAAGATATTTTCCGTTCCAACATTTACCGTTTATTTGagataaacataaatttaaacaaaatattattgccTGGGTTTTCTCCAACTTTCTCGAAGCTTTATTCATATGCTTTGTGTTCAATGTTTTTGACGGTGATTTGTTCAAAAGGGTTCGCACGCGATATTTCAGCGAGCGACGTTTTCGGCACACGACGTTTTTGACCATTTAATaaattgttcatattttatAGTTTTCTCATATTTCGTCTTAGTGCCTCTGGCGGTTATTAAAAGTAACAGGTGCGTCAGACGTTTTGTCATCTACACAGGAAATATGTTTGAATGCGTGGAATACTGGCATGCTTCTAACACTGCTTGCAGCACTTTTCTGATCCCGTTACCACAAGTACTTGTCATAGAACTCTTATAACACGACCTTGGACAGTATGATATAACCCATTGCCCTTAGCGTTCCAACTTTGCACGTAAAATACATTGTGCACAACATAAAAGACTTTTTTTCCTAATACTGTTTCGATCTGTTGgatattttttaacaaacatTTATTATCGCAAATTGGATAACTAGCTAAGAAAATGGGTACCGGTAATTATGCAGATTAGAAGCGATACCAATGTATGGTGCAAGTGGAGTCTTCAAGAGACCGATATTAAACAGCGTACATTTCTCTGAGCAATGGcgactcaggtccaagctggactaACCATTGTTCTCTGCAATACACGAGTACTACGTCACCAGGCTTCacacaaaacgtcatcgcaTAGGCAGGATTGAATATTAGACTGCACGTCTTTGGTTTGAATAATTTTATCGGAGCGAAATGTTTCTCAATAAGCTTTTGAGCTTTGAATAAACAGTTGTAGTTATTATGATAAATAACTGAACTCAAATCTCCAAATGCAAATAAATGATGGATACTAgtaatgtgtaggcctatgcaggatttgttttttgtttcaatttttgttttgtcgCCACGATATTGctgcaaaattgccgatgtgtcgttaagccataattaactcattcattcaatttgttttgaatttgtttCAATGGCAAAAACGACAAGCAAGAAAAAGTGTATATGCATATAGATCTATATACACCAGCAAAAAACCAGTGTGCGAAAGCGCAATCACTATGACACGTGTACCTTGTCGAAGCGGAAACACTTTCACCATGACATTTTGTTATGCGTATTGTGGAAGTGTTAACATTATGACGGAAAGACTATTACTACGACGATACGTCCTGTGGAAGTGGAAACCATGACGATGCGTCCTGTAAAAGCCGAAACACAATGACGATGCATCTTGTGGAAGCGCTAACACGATCACGGAAACACTATCACTATGACGATACGTCTTCTGGAGGCGTGGAAACACGGCGAAGATGTGTCTTGAGCAAGTGGAAACCATGACGATGCGTCCTATGAAAGCCGAAACACAATGACGATGCATCTTGTGGAAGCGCTAACACGATGACGGAAACACTATCCCTACGAAGATACGTCTTCTGGAAGCGTGGAAACACAGTGAGGATGCGTCTTGTGTAAGCCGAAACATCATGGCTCACGTCTTGTGGATGCATGAAAACACTGTGTTTCGTCATTTTAGATCGCCCGGGAGTTGAATAATCGAACAAGAATGAACTTCTGTTTGAGCGAACGAAACAACCGTTTACTCACATCCCCCTTTTCAACACAAGTGCAGTTAATAAGCAATTTTAAAAGTAAGCATAACTTTGAAGACCAATACTTATTAGAGGAATTCTTAACTCAAAAGTTCAGGAAGTTTACGTCACTAAATCGAACGCATGTGGGAACTGCTGAAAAGAATGATTAAcgtgtatcatatatatatgaaagttgAATTTAACTTTAACACAGGATTGTCCAAGGCATACACAACTGGCAGTAAGTCACTGATTTGATACAGTCAAACATAACAAAATTGTTACTAAGACACACGTGCTGGCTTTCACACCACTCGTCCAGATGaagtccgtgtactaatagtaCTTGGTCGTTCAGGGTTCATTTCCTGCAACAGCGGACTGGACGTCGTACAGACGGGAGAATCTTCCCTTTCTCGTGTTTGGGCTGGAGTGGTATCTCTACACCTGGTCGATCTTCCTTTGAAGCTCTAACATCGCGACGGTTTCTTCTAAAACGTCTGCCATCTTCGGTTTTAACGCTGTAAGAACGTTTATCTACTTGTCGGCCAACAATTGCTTTCTGccagtttgtttttgttatagGGCTTAAGTCTCACAACATCTCCGAATTGCAAATCAGGTAGATCACGTGAAGAAAGATTGTAGTATCGAGCTTGTTTCAGCTTTCTACTGGCAAGTTTGTCGGCAACTCTGTCAATAGTTTTCGGTTTGAGCAGTTCGCTGGTTGCGGGTAGAGGAGTCCTTGTTCTTCTTCCAAACAATCTCTGTACTGAAGAACTACCAATTCCTTCTGTTGGTGTGTTTCTCCATTCTAGCAAAGCAAGAAAAGGATCTGTTTTGGCATGTAGACATTTGGTCATGATCTGCTTGACGGTCTTTACGGCGCTTTCCGCTTTGGCGTTCGACTGTGGATAGCGTGGCGAAGAAGTAATATGTTCGAACTCAAACTTATCAGCAAACTTCTTAAACTCTAAAGAACTGAAGGGCGGTCCATTGTCTGATATGAGCTGAACAGAAATTCCATGACGTGCAAATTGTGATTTCATCATCTGTATCACTGTTGTAGCCGTCTTGGAATGTAGTCGATCAATTTCAAAGTAATCGGAGTAATAATTTGCCAATATCAGGTAATCCTTGCCGTCAAACTCAAATAAATCACAATCCAGTTTTCCCATGGGCAACTAGGAATCTCATGACTGATGAGAGTCTCTTTCTGCTGGTTTTGCTGGAGAGTGTTGCAGGTGTCACACCTACTAAGTAAATCGGTAATGTCCTTTACCATGTTCGGCCAGTACACTAACTCTCTGACATGGCGTATACATGACTGAAGACCAATGTGTGATGAATAAGTATGCGATAAGTATGCACGACTCAGTGCATCAGCAAGATACATTTCTGTACCTTTCTTGTAAGTCGCATCATAGTCAAACTTTTGCAGGCGCAACAGCATGTGCTGTAGTCTCTTTGGAGCACTATGTAGGCTTTCGCGAACAATCGATTCCAGTGGTTTATGGTCCGATTCAATTCTCACTTTCCTTCCATAAACGTATCGTTCAAACCTTTCCATCCCAAAGACAATTGCGAGCATTTCTCGCTCAATCTGTGCGTAATTCTTCTCTGCAGCCGACAAAGAACGAGAGGCATAGGCCACAGGTTGGTCATTTTGCATGAGACATGTTCCAAGTCCATCTTCGGACGCGTCCCAAGTACTGTGTCAGCTTTGTCGTCAAAATACCTCAAAACAGGAGGACTTGACAGGATGTCTTTTACTTCATGAAGACATTTTCTATGGATTTGTTCATCCCAGAAAAAGTGATTCTCATTCTTGAGAAGTTCTCGCAGAGGGGAAGTAACTGACGACAGCCTTGGGGCAAACTTCTGGAGGAAATTCACCATGCCTAACAGGCGGTACACCCCTTTCTTATCCGGCGCTGGGATATCGTTAATTGAAGTTACTTTAGAAGGATCCACTTTCAATCCAGATGAAGACAAGATGTGTCCAAGGTATGGTACCTCTCGGCACTTGAGCTGAAACTTATTCTGGTTCATTTTAATGTTCCTTTCACGACACCTATCGAGGAAAGAAATCACCTTTCTGTCGTGATCCACATCTGCCTCTTCATTTGTGTCTCCAACACCAAAAACTAGAACATCATCATGAACTACTTTCACACCATCTAGACCTTCCAGTGCCTCATTAAGTCTACGCTGGAACTCTTCAGGCGCAGTAGAGATGCCAAACAGCATGCGAAGCCAACGGTATCGTCCCCAAGGAGTTTCAAAAGTCGTTAAGTAGCTGCTCTCTTCATCAAGTTGGACGTGCCAAAATCCATTCTTGACGTCCGCGTGGCTAAAACATTTAGCTTAGGCAAGAATACGTAGGAGGTCATCAGTAGTAGGGGTTGGGTAGTGCTTTCGTTTCAGAGCAGAGTTCAGACGTTTCGGATCGATACAAAGACGAACACGTCCATCCGGTTtggaaaccacaaccattgcTAATATTCAGTCAGTTGGCACAGTAACTGGTGTAATTATACCTTTCTCGGTCAGAGTCTCTAACTCTTCTTTCAGTTTGGGCTGAAGAGCAACAGGAACTTTGCGACATGGCAACTTAACAGGTTGCACTTTCTCGTCAGCTTCAAGATGTAACAGACCTTCCAGATTTCCTTCTCCTTGGAAAACATCTCGACAGGAAGACTTGATTTTATCCAAGGTCACCTCAGGCTGATTTCTTAGATTCACATCACTGCTCTTCTGATGAGCTAGCATCATAATGTTTTCGGTCTGTACCGTTATTAGATTCATTTGTTGAACCGCTCTGGCTCCTAGCAGAGGTCTGCAGTCACCTTTTACGATTACAATTTCAACGCTGTACTTCCGACCAGTCTTTGAGTTTTTCATGGAAATGCGGCGTTTTCCAACAGGCACAATCTCTGTCCCGTTGAACATTACAAGGGTTGCTGTGGATTTTTCcactttcttcagttttctgtCATGAAAGATTTCAGTGTAAAGATTCTCGGGGAGAATGTTGACTGTAGCTCCATAGTCTAACTGGAAAATGACAGTTTTGCCATTCAAGACCATACGGGCAAAGATACGCTTTGGAAATCCTTTTCCATCAGAACCTGTCTCTTTTCCGTTTGAGTTTAGTGATAACACATATTCTTCCTCAACATCAGACATGTCACACACTTCTCCATCCGTATCCAGTTGATGAACTTTATGCTGTTTCTGTTTGCCTTTGCTAGGACATTTAGATAAAAAGCGATTAGGCTTTTCACAGTGGGTACAAACTTTACCCCAGGCTGGGCACTTCTCCTTCACAAATGTATGTCGTTTGCCACAGAATTTACATTCCAGCTCTGTTTGGGTTTTCTGTTTCCCTTTGCGTTGCCTCTGGCTCTTCTGTTTGTGTTGGGTTTTGTGCTTATATTTATCCCGAACATGCTGAACTTCATCGACAGAGGTCATAGATTTCATCTGCTGGGAGGCAGATTCATGTGCTCTGCATACATCAATGCAAGACTTCAAAGTTAGTCTCGCATCCTGCAACAACCTTTTCCGAGTATTGTTGTCACGAATTCCAACGACAGTTCTGTCCCTTATTAAGCTATCTTCTAGTTGTCCATAATTGCAGGTCTTTGCAAGCGTACGCAGAACAGCAACGTACGAGTCGACGGTCTCGGATGTCTCCTGGTCTTTGCGATTAAAGCAGTACCTCTCAtaagtttcatttgtttcaccgacacaaaatgtttcaaatgtttgTTGCTCCGCCATTGTTTTCGATTAACATTACCACAATTCGGCGTGTCTCAAACAGGGCTTCCGTAGAAATGGTATAATAGGCAGtaaacaggaaataaaacacaatatcTCAGTGTTTCATAAGAGTGCGCACATATTGTCTCATACGCGACATCGTAGAAATGCAACTACAACGCGAAGGCGAACTGTCCGAAACGGGCTACCATAGTTTTTTT
This DNA window, taken from Liolophura sinensis isolate JHLJ2023 chromosome 11, CUHK_Ljap_v2, whole genome shotgun sequence, encodes the following:
- the LOC135478223 gene encoding uncharacterized protein K02A2.6-like, with amino-acid sequence MGKLDCDLFEFDGKDYLILANYYSDYFEIDRLHSKTATTVIQMMKSQFARHGISVQLISDNGPPFSSLEFKKFADKFEFEHITSSPRYPQSNAKAESAVKTVKQIMTKCLHAKTDPFLALLEWRNTPTEGIGSSSVQRLFGRRTRTPLPATSELLKPKTIDRVADKLASRKLKQARYYNLSSRDLPDLQFGDVVRLKPYNKNKLAESNCWPTSR